A single genomic interval of Mauremys reevesii isolate NIE-2019 linkage group 24, ASM1616193v1, whole genome shotgun sequence harbors:
- the LOC120390634 gene encoding uncharacterized protein LOC120390634, with protein sequence MFRVTSERQKTKALGAQLSLYPTQRFLFVEISATAKIPCSSKEKLEGGGISVYWYSRREGEGPTCIKKCLNDQNVSKFACKLETHGMTLEIYNVQQKDSGDYYCAVKSSSYLIFDNGSTLIVGDSYTTSSWVLLLAPSLPGLISTGTVDLACIVHGVYNPVQISWNISGDRQEQALMRSLKAKDGSLILISHISIPKDTWTSAKILTCEAKFNSSGNSVKKSARYSERVDNGCFQYVVPLAVGGALVLLMVSLSLVWICCPSTRGFQACSSAPPAPEEHQDGIVYCQLDFDSRQRGRSTKERPARGKSEKS encoded by the exons ATGTTCAGAGTTACGTCcgaaagacagaaaacaaaag CGTTGGGAGCACAGTTATCTCTGTACCCCACTCAGCGATTCCTGTTTGTCGAAATTAGTGCTACGGCAAAGATCCCCTGTTCTTCCAAAGAAAAACTGGAAGGAGGTGGCATTTCGGTTTATTGGTACAGCAGAAGAGAAGGTGAGGGGCCCACCTGCATCAAGAAATGCTTAAATGATCAAAATGTAAGTAAGTTTGCTTGCAAACTCGAGACACATGGCATGACACTGGAAATCTACAACGTCCAGCAGAAGGACTCTGGTGACTATTACTGTGCAGTTAAATCCAGCAGCTATCTGATTTTTGACAATGGATCCACACTGATTGTTGGAG ACAGCTACACCACCAGCAGCTGGGTTTTGCTTCTTGCTCCATCTCTCCCTGGTCTCATCTCCACCGGGACGGTTGATCTGGCTTGCATTGTCCATGGAGTTTACAACCCAGTCCAAATTTCCTGGAATATTTCTGGGGATCGGCAGGAACAGGCACTAATGCGATCACTGAAAGCAAAGGATGGATCCTTAATACTCATAAGTCACATTAGCATCCCGAAGGACACCTGGACCAGTGCGAAAATTCTCACCTGTGAAGCCAAATTCAACTCTTCTGGCAACAGTGTTAAGAAAAGTGCCAGGTATAGTGAAC GCGTTGACAATGGATGCTTTCAGTACGTCGTTCCCCTGGCAGTGGGGGGAGCCCTGGTGCTGTTGATGGTGTCTCTGAGCCTTGTGTGGATTTGCTGCCCTTCCACTCGAG GGTTCCAGGCCTGCAGCTCAGCACCGCCAGCCCCAGAGGAGCACCAG GATGGGATCGTATACTGTCAGCTGGATTTTGATTCGAGGCAGCGTGGCCGGAGCACAAAGGAGCGACCGGCGAGAGGGAAGAGTGAAAAATCCTGA
- the APH1A gene encoding gamma-secretase subunit APH-1A isoform X1 has translation MGATVFFGCTFVAFGPAFSLFLLTVAGDPLRVIILVAGAFFWLVSLLLASLIWFISVQLSNREDSRLQYGLLVFGAAVSVLLQEAFRFAYFKLLKKADEGLATLSEDGQSPISLKQMAYVSGLSFGIISGVFSVINILADSIGPGIVGIHGDSPYYFITSAFLTMAVVFLHTFWGVIFFDACERRRYWSLALVVASHLVTSGLTFLNPWYQASLIPIYIITISMGVWAFFTAGGSLRSVLACLSCKQEEDNRVMVYSALQVPVED, from the exons ATGGGGGCCACCGTGTTCTTCGGCTGTACGTTCGTGGCCTTCGGCCCGGCCTTCTCCCTCTTCCTGCTCACTGTGGCCGGGGACCCGCTCCGGGTCATCATCCTGGTGGCGGG GGCGTTTTTCTGGCTAGTTTCCCTGCTGCTGGCCTCTTTGATCTGGTTCATTTCAGTGCAGCTCAGCAATCGGGAGGACTCCAGGCTGCAGTACGGCCTCCTGGTCTTTGGGGCTGCGGTGTCAGTGCTGCTGCAGGAGGCGTTTCGATTTGCCTACTTCAAGCTACTCAA GAAAGCCGACGAAGGCTTGGCCACGCTCAGTGAGGATGGGCAGTCTCCCATCTCCCTCAAGCAGATGGCCTATG tATCGGGGCTGTCCTTCGGGATCATCAGTGGGGTCTTCTCGGTCATTAACATCCTGGCGGACTCCATAGGGCCGGGCATCGTAGGGATCCACGGGGATTCGCCTTATTACTTCATCACGTCAG cattcCTGACCATGGCCGTCGTTTTCCTACACACGTTCTGGGGGGTGATCTTCTTTGACGCCTGCGAGAGGCGGCGGTATTGGTCCCTGGCACTGGTGGTGGCCAGTCACCTCGTCACATCGGGGTTG ACGTTCCTGAATCCCTGGTACCAGGCCAGCCTCATCCCCATTTACATCATCACCATCTCCATGGGCGTCTGGGCCTTCTTCACGGCCGGAGGCTCCTTGCGCAGCGTCCTCGCCTGCCTCTCCT GTAAACAGGAGGAAGACAACCGAGTGATGGTGTACTCTGCGCTGCAGGTCCCCGTCGAGGACTGA
- the APH1A gene encoding gamma-secretase subunit APH-1A isoform X2: protein MATWLQSYLHLSHVIYVPTVQAGAFFWLVSLLLASLIWFISVQLSNREDSRLQYGLLVFGAAVSVLLQEAFRFAYFKLLKKADEGLATLSEDGQSPISLKQMAYVSGLSFGIISGVFSVINILADSIGPGIVGIHGDSPYYFITSAFLTMAVVFLHTFWGVIFFDACERRRYWSLALVVASHLVTSGLTFLNPWYQASLIPIYIITISMGVWAFFTAGGSLRSVLACLSCKQEEDNRVMVYSALQVPVED from the exons ATGGCCACATGGCTGCAGTCTTATCTGCACCTGAGCCATGTAATCTATGTACCAACGGTACAGGCTGG GGCGTTTTTCTGGCTAGTTTCCCTGCTGCTGGCCTCTTTGATCTGGTTCATTTCAGTGCAGCTCAGCAATCGGGAGGACTCCAGGCTGCAGTACGGCCTCCTGGTCTTTGGGGCTGCGGTGTCAGTGCTGCTGCAGGAGGCGTTTCGATTTGCCTACTTCAAGCTACTCAA GAAAGCCGACGAAGGCTTGGCCACGCTCAGTGAGGATGGGCAGTCTCCCATCTCCCTCAAGCAGATGGCCTATG tATCGGGGCTGTCCTTCGGGATCATCAGTGGGGTCTTCTCGGTCATTAACATCCTGGCGGACTCCATAGGGCCGGGCATCGTAGGGATCCACGGGGATTCGCCTTATTACTTCATCACGTCAG cattcCTGACCATGGCCGTCGTTTTCCTACACACGTTCTGGGGGGTGATCTTCTTTGACGCCTGCGAGAGGCGGCGGTATTGGTCCCTGGCACTGGTGGTGGCCAGTCACCTCGTCACATCGGGGTTG ACGTTCCTGAATCCCTGGTACCAGGCCAGCCTCATCCCCATTTACATCATCACCATCTCCATGGGCGTCTGGGCCTTCTTCACGGCCGGAGGCTCCTTGCGCAGCGTCCTCGCCTGCCTCTCCT GTAAACAGGAGGAAGACAACCGAGTGATGGTGTACTCTGCGCTGCAGGTCCCCGTCGAGGACTGA
- the CA14 gene encoding carbonic anhydrase 14, with amino-acid sequence MLLVLFLLQGFSHELAANHSSHWTYSGRHGQTHWSNDYPDCGGQAQSPIDIETKSVQHDPALPPIEPQGYRSPGNGTFTLRNNGHTVVMSLPPSMFLRGLPQTYAAVQLHFHWGSREQEEGSEHQVNGEGFPAELHIVHYNSESYANVTEAKQQADGLAVLGILIEVGDVANPAYDNIFNQLKNIQYAGQKVSIPPFDVHELLPRDLGHYFRYNGSLTTPPCSQNVLWTIFHQRVQISSSQLERLQRGLYSTTAANSLPVPLVDNYRAPQPLNQRVVISSFPEGPSAYSAGEIVAIVFGTLLGCLSIFLTIHFGVKRIRMKRIREQKDVVFKSSSSRAVSGDSHRP; translated from the exons ATGCTTCTCGTTTTATTCCTCCTGCAGGGTTTTTCCCATGAACTGGCTGCAAATCATA GTTCCCACTGGACATATAGCG GCCGCCACGGCCAGACACACTGGTCAAATGACTACCCAGACTGCGGGGGGCAGGCCCAGTCCCCCATTGATATCGAGACCAAGTCTGTGCAGCACGACCCGGCCCTGCCGCCTATTGAGCCCCAGGGATACCGGAGCCCTGGGAACGGGACCTTCACCCTCCGCAACAACGGGCACACCG TGGTGatgtccctgcccccatccatgTTCCTCAGGGGGCTTCCGCAGACCTACGCAGCTGTCCAGCTGCACTtccactggggcagcagggagcaggaggaaggaTCGGAGCATCAGGTGAACGGGGAGGGTTTCCCTGCTGAG ctgcaCATTGTGCATTACAACTCGGAGAGCTACGCCAACGTCACCGAGGCCAAGCAGCAGGCGGACGGCCTGGCCGTGCTGGGCATCCTCATCGAG GTTGGTGACGTGGCCAACCCTGCCTATGACAACATCTTCAATCAGCTGAAGAACATCCAGTATGCAG GTCAGAAAGTCTCCATCCCGCCCTTTGACGTTCATGAGCTGCTGCCCAGGGACCTGGGCCACTATTTCCGCTATAACGGCTCCCTGACCACGCCGCCCTGTTCCCAAAACGTGCTCTGGACCATCTTCCACCAGCGGGTGCAGATTTCCAGCTCCCAG CTGGAGAGGCTGCAGCGGGGGCTGTACTCCACCACAGCTGCGAACTCCTTGCCTGTGCCTCTGGTGGACAATTACCGAGCCCCTCAGCCGCTGAACCAGAGGGTGGTGATCTCCTCCTTCCCCGAGG GTCCCTCAGCCTACTCTGCAG GCGAAATCGTTGCCATCGTTTTTGGGACCCTCTTGGGCTGCCTCAGCATCTTTCTCACCATCCACTTTGGGGTGAAGAGAATACG AATGAAGAGGATCCGGGAGCAAAAGGACGTTGTGTTCAAATCCTCTTCCAGCCGTGCAGTGTCAGGCGACAGCCACCGCCCCTGA